The Salvelinus namaycush isolate Seneca unplaced genomic scaffold, SaNama_1.0 Scaffold1590, whole genome shotgun sequence genome includes a window with the following:
- the LOC120037149 gene encoding histone H1-like, with the protein MAEVAPAPAAAAPAKAPKKKAAAKAKKAGPSVGELIVKAVSASKERSGVSLAALKKSLVAGGYDVEKNNSRVKIAVKSLVTKGTLVQTKGTGASGSFKLNKKAVEAKKPAKKAAAPKAKKVAAKKPAAAKKPKKVAAKKAVAAKKSPKKAKKPATPKKVAKSPKKVKKPAAAAKKAAKSPKKATKAAKPKAAKPKAAKAKKAAPKKK; encoded by the coding sequence ATGGCAGAAGTCGCACCAGCACCCGCCGCCGCCGCGCCGGCCAAGGCACCCAAGAAGAAGGCAGCGGCCAAGGCCAAGAAAGCGGGACCCAGCGTAGGCGAGCTCATCGTCAAGGCGGTGTCCGCATCCAAGGAGAGGAGCGGCGTGTCCCTGGCCGCGCTCAAGAAGAGTCTGGTGGCAGGCGGCTACGACGTGGAGAAGAACAACTCCCGCGTCAAGATCGCCGTCAAGAGCCTCGTCACCAAGGGCACCCTGGTCCAGACCAAGGGCACCGGTGCCTCCGGCTCCTTCAAGCTCAACAAGAAAGCCGTCGAGGCGAAGAAGCCCGCCAAGAAAGCCGCGGCCCCCAAAGCAAAGAAGGTGGCCGCCAAGAAGCCCGCCGCGGCGAAGAAGCCCAAGAAGGTAGCAGCCAAGAAGGCCGTCGCCGCAAAGAAGTCCCCCAAGAAGGCCAAGAAGCCCGCTACACCCAAAAAGGTCGCCAAGAGCCCAAAGAAGGTGAAGAAGCCCGCCGCAGCGGCCAAGAAGGCAGCCAAGAGCCCCAAGAAGGCTACCAAGGCAGCGAAGCCCAAAGCAGCCAAGCCCAAGGCAGCCAAGGCCAAGAAGGCAGCCCCCAAGAAGAAGTAA
- the LOC120037150 gene encoding histone H2A-like, with protein MSGRGKTGGKARAKAKTRSSRAGLQFPVGRVHRLLRKGNYAERVGAGAPVYLAAVLEYLTAEILELAGNAARDNKKTRIIPRHLQLAVRNDEELNKLLGGVTIAQGGVLPDIQAVLLPKKTEKAVKAK; from the coding sequence ATGAGCGGAAGAGGCAAAACCGGAGGCAAGGCCAGGGCGAAGGCAAAGACACGTTCATCCCGTGCCGGACTCCAGTTCCCCGTGGGCCGTGTGCACAGGCTGCTGCGCAAAGGCAACTACGCCGAGCGTGTGGGCGCTGGCGCACCAGTGTACCTGGCCGCAGTGCTCGAGTACCTGACTGCTGAGATCCTGGAGTTGGCCGGCAACGCTGCCCGTGACAACAAGAAGACTCGTATCATCCCCCGTCACCTGCAGCTGGCCGTCCGTAACGACGAGGAGCTGAACAAACTGCTTGGCGGCGTGACCATCGCTCAGGGTGGTGTGCTGCCCGACATCCAGGCAGTGCTGCTCCCCAAGAAGACTGAGAAGGCCGTCAAAGCCAAGTAA
- the LOC120037151 gene encoding histone H3-like — protein MTRTKQTARKSTGGKAPRKQLATKAARKSAPATGGVKKPHRYRPGTVALREIRRYQKSTELLIRKLPFQRLVREIAQDFKTDLRFQSSAVMALQEASEAYLVGQFEDTNLCAIHAKRVTIMPKDIQLAHRIRGERA, from the coding sequence ATGACCAGAACCAAGCAAACCGCTCGCAAATCCACCGGTGGCAAAGCACCCAGGAAGCAGCTCGCCACCAAGGCTGCGCGCAAGAGCGCCCCGGCCACCGGCGGCGTGAAGAAGCCTCACCGTTACAGGCCCGGCACCGTGGCTCTGCGAGAGATCCGTCGTTACCAGAAGTCCACTGAGCTGCTGATCCGCAAACTGCCCTTCCAGCGCCTGGTGAGAGAAATTGCCCAGGACTTCAAGACCGACCTGCGCTTCCAGAGTTCCGCCGTGATGGCCCTGCAGGAGGCTAGCGAGGCTTACCTGGTCGGCCAGTTCGAGGACACCAATCTGTGCGCCATCCACGCCAAGAGGGTGACCATCATGCCCAAGGACATCCAGCTGGCCCATCGTATTCGCGGAGAGCGCGCTTAA